From the Mycobacterium sp. DL592 genome, the window GCGATCGAGCGGGCGCTGACCCTCTTCGCGCGTGCCATGGACGATCGCGACTGGGCGACGATGGCCCAGATCCTCACCGAGGATGCCGAAGGAGACTTCGGGACCGGACACCTGGCGGGGCGCACGGCGATCATCGGCCTGATCCGCGGATTTCTCGACAAGTGCGGCCCGACACAGCATCTGCTGGGCAATGTCGTGGTCGACGTCGCCGGTGACATCGCCACCAGCCGGGCTTATATCCGCGATGTCCATCTCGGCTCGGCTGCCGACCCGTCGGTGCGGTTCTACACCCTCGGTGACTACCACGACATGTGGCGCCGGGACGGTGACGGCTCCTGGCGGCTGACCCAACGCATTAAAGTCAACCGCGCGCATGTCGGTCCCCTGGCGGTCTTCGACGGCTAGGTCACGGACCCGTCGATCCGTCGACCACCGCGACAACTCCAGACCGAACCGCGTCGACGATCGATTCGGTGAGCGCCGAGCATGACAGGAAAAGTCCGCTGCGCCCTGCTAATTGGGCTGCGACACAACGCTCTTCACATCGGTTCACGGCTGATCCGCTCCACTGCACACTGGTCTGGTTCCAGCTGCTCTTGCGCACCTGTACGCCTGCCCCGCAACGCACACAGGTCACCGGAACCATCGGTGCGTCGTCGAGACGGTTGTCCGGGCGCACCGCCATCGTCACTCCACCGGCCCGGCTGCCGAGGTCCGGGCGGCCAGGTTGGCTTCCACTTCCTTCATCCACGCTTCGCTGGGCCGGGTGGTGTCGAGTTCGAATTCGAAGCGGTCCACCATGT encodes:
- a CDS encoding nuclear transport factor 2 family protein — its product is MESDFLAQLRDERAIERALTLFARAMDDRDWATMAQILTEDAEGDFGTGHLAGRTAIIGLIRGFLDKCGPTQHLLGNVVVDVAGDIATSRAYIRDVHLGSAADPSVRFYTLGDYHDMWRRDGDGSWRLTQRIKVNRAHVGPLAVFDG
- a CDS encoding ferredoxin; the encoded protein is MAVRPDNRLDDAPMVPVTCVRCGAGVQVRKSSWNQTSVQWSGSAVNRCEERCVAAQLAGRSGLFLSCSALTESIVDAVRSGVVAVVDGSTGP